The proteins below are encoded in one region of Deltaproteobacteria bacterium:
- a CDS encoding branched-chain amino acid ABC transporter permease, which yields IMLGAYLGFFLTGALSSFSWALIISGVIIGILGALIEFFLIRRLYGNELFQLLLTFGLIFILDETVKLIWGPGVIPVEKPDFLQGSVIIYGEPFTLFRVFILSAGAVVCLLIFLLLKKTRLGLIIRAGIENKEMVRALGININRVFTLVCWISGFLAGVAGLILAGFTGLNPEMGFNQIINILVIVVVGGLGSFMGTAVAAIIIGLTESFVGFFLPEFAMISIFIVMFTVLSIKPSGLFGER from the coding sequence ATCATGTTGGGGGCCTACCTGGGGTTTTTTTTAACCGGTGCCCTTTCCAGCTTTTCCTGGGCGCTCATTATAAGCGGTGTGATTATTGGAATTTTAGGGGCTCTTATTGAATTCTTTCTAATCAGACGTCTTTACGGGAACGAACTGTTTCAACTGCTTCTGACCTTCGGACTGATATTTATTTTGGATGAAACGGTTAAGCTTATTTGGGGGCCGGGGGTGATCCCGGTGGAAAAACCTGATTTTTTACAGGGTTCGGTGATCATTTATGGGGAGCCCTTTACGTTATTCCGGGTATTTATTCTATCCGCCGGGGCGGTAGTCTGCCTTTTAATATTTCTTCTGCTCAAAAAAACCAGGCTGGGTCTGATAATCAGGGCCGGTATCGAAAATAAGGAAATGGTCAGAGCTCTGGGAATTAATATCAACCGGGTATTTACCCTGGTATGCTGGATTTCTGGCTTTTTAGCCGGTGTAGCGGGACTTATCCTGGCCGGATTCACCGGCCTCAATCCGGAGATGGGCTTCAACCAAATAATAAATATCCTGGTGATTGTAGTGGTTGGGGGCCTGGGAAGCTTCATGGGAACTGCCGTGGCTGCGATTATCATCGGACTGACCGAATCGTTTGTGGGTTTTTTCCTGCCCGAATTCGCCATGATCAGTATTTTTATAGTGATGTTCACCGTACTCAGCATCAAGCCCTCCGGCTTGTTCGGTGAGAGGTAA
- a CDS encoding branched-chain amino acid ABC transporter permease, whose protein sequence is MSGFLKKHWLIGATLLFLLVLPFFSSEYVMVIAMQIFIWGAFAISYDLLIGYSGIVSFGHAMFFGTGAYASALLVLKAGLNFWAAIPIGVVLCGLLGLLIGLLTLRFSDIYFTMITLAIGQFLYFIIIKTYQFTGGDDGLHGLPMVLPGKTYLYYLAFVFLVLIYFVSRRLIGSPLGTTLVALRENEFRAKMIGYNVLAYKLIVLIISGMIAGLAGSLNGAVLRSVFPGFMHADATLSVILMTIIGGMGSLLGPILGAALVTVSQQYLSSYFESWRLIFGVLFVLIVLFLPKGMVHIFNVFKFRKPND, encoded by the coding sequence ATGAGCGGATTTCTAAAGAAACACTGGCTTATTGGGGCCACCCTGCTTTTTCTTCTTGTTCTACCGTTTTTCTCCTCGGAGTATGTCATGGTCATTGCCATGCAGATATTCATCTGGGGGGCCTTCGCCATCAGCTACGATCTGCTGATCGGCTATAGCGGAATCGTTTCTTTCGGCCACGCCATGTTTTTCGGTACCGGAGCGTATGCCAGCGCTCTGCTGGTTCTCAAGGCCGGGCTGAACTTCTGGGCCGCCATTCCTATCGGTGTTGTCCTTTGCGGATTACTGGGTTTATTGATCGGACTTTTGACCCTTCGCTTCTCGGATATCTATTTCACCATGATTACTTTGGCGATCGGTCAGTTTTTATATTTTATCATTATCAAAACCTATCAGTTTACCGGTGGAGATGACGGACTACATGGTCTGCCCATGGTCTTGCCGGGGAAAACCTATCTTTATTATTTGGCATTCGTTTTTTTGGTACTCATTTACTTTGTTTCCCGAAGGCTGATCGGATCCCCCCTGGGGACGACGCTGGTGGCCTTACGGGAAAACGAATTCAGGGCCAAAATGATCGGCTATAACGTGTTGGCCTACAAGCTGATTGTGCTCATTATTTCCGGCATGATCGCCGGACTGGCCGGTTCTTTGAATGGTGCGGTATTAAGGTCCGTCTTCCCGGGATTCATGCATGCCGATGCCACTTTGAGCGTCATATTAATGACCATCATCGGAGGTATGGGCTCTTTGCTGGGGCCGATCTTGGGGGCAGCCCTCGTCACCGTCAGTCAACAATATCTCAGTTCTTATTTTGAATCATGGCGATTGATATTCGGGGTCTTGTTTGTGCTGATCGTGTTATTCCTGCCTAAAGGCATGGTTCATATTTTTAATGTATTTAAATTTAGAAAGCCAAATGACTAA
- a CDS encoding AMP-binding protein has product MNLAECVEEYAGKFGEQKTALIFDDSGEQWSYAEINRQINRIANSLIGLGISPGARVAVMLRSRPELILSSFGIYKTGCIYVAINSRLKEKETTHILKNSGAEVLICDWSVLSLVKQIRNECGELKHIIVYGDVQEEGLIPFSKWIEGQSDYFNLDPDINEIAAIMYTGGTTGTPKGVVLTHAAIIGNSRVGSERLLFDETVTLVNANPLFHIGGMAAGPFYCFLNGATLVQQEFFKAERYIEAVKKYKATVIWGVPTFFYSFINLPESQAGARDFGTVRLGFCGAGVFLTPVRKTFEERFGVKVYQYYGLTENSPGVTVEDPLRPERNYESVGTALPGVEIKIVDEKDKELPLGEPGELCVRSPYLLKEYWKNPEATQEALRGGWLHTGDQGFIDEKGHFYIKGRKHDMILVGGANVYPAEIEKILLECEKRIREIAVVGIPDERLGEVPKAFVILKEGAILSEQEIIELARNQMAHYKVPRSIEFLDALPTTSVGKIDKKALQNLKGGH; this is encoded by the coding sequence GTGAATTTAGCAGAGTGTGTCGAAGAGTATGCCGGCAAATTCGGTGAACAAAAAACGGCCTTAATATTTGATGACAGCGGAGAGCAATGGTCCTATGCAGAGATCAATAGACAGATTAATCGTATCGCCAATAGTCTTATCGGTCTCGGCATTTCTCCCGGGGCTCGGGTCGCTGTGATGCTTCGAAGCAGACCCGAGCTGATCTTATCCAGTTTCGGAATATATAAGACCGGATGCATATATGTTGCCATTAATTCAAGGCTCAAAGAAAAAGAAACCACCCATATCTTGAAAAATTCAGGGGCGGAGGTGCTGATTTGTGACTGGTCCGTTCTGTCCCTGGTCAAACAAATTCGAAACGAGTGTGGGGAACTGAAACATATTATTGTTTATGGGGATGTTCAAGAAGAGGGATTAATACCCTTTTCAAAATGGATTGAAGGACAGTCGGATTATTTTAATCTTGACCCGGATATTAATGAAATTGCCGCCATTATGTATACGGGAGGGACTACGGGAACTCCCAAGGGCGTCGTATTAACCCATGCCGCTATCATCGGGAATAGCCGGGTGGGAAGCGAAAGACTTTTGTTCGACGAGACAGTGACCCTGGTGAATGCCAACCCATTGTTTCATATCGGCGGAATGGCTGCCGGTCCCTTTTATTGCTTTCTAAACGGTGCCACCCTGGTGCAGCAGGAATTTTTTAAGGCCGAAAGATATATCGAAGCGGTTAAAAAATATAAGGCCACCGTCATCTGGGGCGTTCCGACGTTCTTTTACTCCTTTATCAATCTTCCAGAGTCGCAAGCCGGCGCCAGGGACTTCGGTACAGTAAGACTTGGGTTTTGTGGCGCCGGCGTGTTTCTGACGCCTGTGAGAAAAACCTTTGAAGAGCGGTTTGGCGTCAAGGTTTATCAATATTATGGACTTACCGAGAACTCTCCCGGCGTAACGGTTGAAGATCCGCTAAGGCCTGAAAGAAATTATGAATCAGTCGGGACCGCACTCCCCGGGGTAGAGATCAAAATAGTCGATGAGAAGGATAAGGAACTTCCATTGGGTGAGCCAGGCGAATTGTGTGTACGAAGTCCTTATCTCCTGAAAGAGTACTGGAAAAACCCCGAGGCGACTCAAGAAGCCCTGAGAGGCGGTTGGCTTCATACCGGAGACCAGGGTTTCATTGATGAAAAGGGCCATTTTTATATCAAGGGTCGTAAGCATGATATGATCCTGGTAGGGGGGGCAAACGTTTATCCGGCCGAAATTGAGAAAATCCTTTTGGAGTGCGAAAAACGCATCAGAGAGATCGCCGTGGTCGGTATTCCGGATGAAAGATTGGGCGAAGTGCCGAAAGCTTTTGTCATTCTGAAAGAAGGGGCGATTCTAAGCGAACAAGAGATTATCGAGCTGGCCCGAAACCAAATGGCCCACTATAAAGTTCCCCGTTCCATTGAGTTCTTGGATGCACTGCCAACCACTTCAGTCGGGAAGATTGACAAAAAGGCCCTTCAAAATTTAAAAGGAGGTCACTGA
- a CDS encoding enoyl-CoA hydratase/isomerase family protein, which produces MSKEYVLNRVDIQGDICWVAINRPGDRNSINTALMEEMEQLLTEIEKSPVRAIVFSGAGDTYFIGGADGVEMMRYDSEGALAFSAHIQRLFNRMEESPLILVAAINGLCYGGGYEFALACDYRIAGETARLGLPEVRVGIIPGGGATQRLPRLVGKGRALEIILRGRLYDAREALDLGLVNQVAPSDELFAEATKFLRSIFKNPQYALSHAKKAVQAAQGLSFADGLQTEREQFKECFKKDFFVNEICSQIKEGIMKTTEVLPDWVSEKIR; this is translated from the coding sequence ATGTCGAAAGAATATGTCTTGAACCGGGTTGATATCCAGGGAGACATCTGCTGGGTTGCCATCAACCGGCCGGGAGACCGGAATTCCATTAACACGGCCCTTATGGAAGAGATGGAACAACTGCTCACCGAAATCGAGAAATCTCCGGTGCGAGCCATCGTCTTTAGCGGAGCCGGGGACACCTATTTTATTGGCGGGGCTGACGGTGTCGAGATGATGCGATATGATTCGGAAGGGGCCCTGGCCTTTTCTGCCCATATCCAGAGACTATTTAACCGCATGGAAGAAAGTCCGCTCATCCTGGTGGCGGCCATTAATGGGCTTTGTTATGGCGGCGGGTATGAGTTTGCCCTGGCCTGCGATTACCGGATCGCCGGCGAGACGGCTCGTCTGGGACTTCCCGAGGTAAGGGTAGGGATCATTCCGGGCGGAGGGGCTACGCAACGTCTGCCCAGGCTTGTGGGCAAAGGCCGGGCACTGGAGATAATTCTCCGGGGCCGTTTATATGACGCCCGAGAGGCCTTGGACCTGGGATTGGTTAACCAGGTCGCCCCTTCGGACGAACTTTTCGCCGAAGCAACCAAGTTTTTGAGGTCTATTTTCAAAAATCCCCAATATGCCCTATCCCACGCCAAGAAGGCCGTGCAAGCCGCTCAAGGCCTATCCTTTGCTGACGGATTGCAGACGGAAAGAGAACAGTTTAAAGAATGTTTTAAAAAGGATTTCTTTGTTAATGAGATTTGCAGCCAGATTAAAGAAGGCATAATGAAGACCACCGAAGTATTGCCGGATTGGGTCTCTGAAAAAATAAGGTAA
- a CDS encoding enoyl-CoA hydratase/isomerase family protein, which yields MAYQHIIYEPGKVARVVLNRPRCLNAQSYLMREEMDDAFGRAAEDQQVGAIVLSGSGEHFSAGHDLGTQEDVEYRISQGHAQLDRFEEFMDMRAICLENTLRWRNLPKPTVAMVKGYCIFGGCMFASAMDVIFAAEDALFLPGPVQYFHAPWDLGPRKAKEFLFEHRFITAREACKHGWVNRVFPKDDLERETLAYADRVAENTLENPFWVRMTKFSINHMQDTMGFSSEIETAYNNYCSMMGLTNPSIPQSDQGGVARTSVARKNFEASRKWIESEH from the coding sequence ATGGCCTATCAACACATTATCTATGAACCGGGCAAGGTGGCCAGGGTCGTTCTCAACCGGCCGCGCTGCCTGAATGCCCAGAGCTATCTTATGAGAGAGGAGATGGATGACGCTTTTGGCCGCGCCGCCGAGGACCAGCAGGTAGGGGCCATTGTGCTCTCCGGTTCAGGAGAGCACTTCTCTGCCGGGCACGACCTCGGCACCCAAGAGGACGTTGAATACCGGATATCCCAGGGCCACGCCCAATTAGACCGGTTTGAGGAGTTTATGGACATGCGGGCTATATGCCTGGAGAATACGTTGCGCTGGCGTAATCTTCCCAAACCCACGGTGGCTATGGTCAAAGGGTATTGCATCTTTGGGGGTTGCATGTTCGCCTCGGCCATGGATGTCATCTTCGCCGCCGAGGACGCCCTCTTCCTGCCCGGTCCGGTACAGTACTTCCATGCCCCTTGGGATCTGGGGCCACGCAAGGCCAAGGAATTTCTATTTGAGCATCGTTTCATAACCGCCAGGGAGGCCTGCAAACACGGGTGGGTCAATCGGGTCTTTCCCAAAGACGACCTGGAAAGAGAAACCCTGGCCTACGCCGACCGAGTGGCGGAGAACACTCTCGAGAATCCTTTCTGGGTCCGGATGACCAAGTTTTCCATCAATCACATGCAGGACACTATGGGCTTCAGTAGTGAGATCGAAACGGCTTACAATAACTACTGTTCTATGATGGGGTTGACCAATCCAAGCATACCCCAGTCCGATCAGGGTGGGGTTGCCCGAACCTCTGTGGCCCGAAAGAACTTCGAGGCCTCCAGAAAATGGATCGAATCCGAGCACTGA
- a CDS encoding RNA-binding protein, with the protein MNKKIYVANLSFQTSEPEIRALFSKAGEVTSVKIVGDRQNGQGKGFAFVEMSTQWEARKAISMFNQIEFKKNILLVKEAIVRRGFGGR; encoded by the coding sequence ATGAATAAAAAAATTTACGTCGCTAATTTATCTTTCCAAACCAGTGAACCTGAGATCAGGGCCCTTTTCTCCAAAGCAGGAGAGGTCACCTCTGTCAAGATCGTCGGCGACAGGCAGAACGGTCAAGGAAAAGGTTTTGCCTTCGTGGAAATGTCCACCCAATGGGAGGCCCGGAAGGCCATCTCCATGTTTAATCAAATCGAGTTCAAGAAAAATATTTTGTTGGTAAAAGAGGCCATTGTCAGGCGTGGCTTCGGCGGAAGATAA
- a CDS encoding PBP1A family penicillin-binding protein gives MLILIALLGLGFGSSSWAEEKIATFPPLPAHYNSIKVFDGQGRFVGRLLPEKRYWVPIDRIPVFLQNALVAIEDARFYEHKGIDIRGIARALVKDVVKGKKAEGGSTITQQLVKNKFFSAEKTIQRKVKEGLLAMEYERKYTKKQILEMYFNEVYFGNGALGIAQAAHLYFDKNPEELTEAECSLLAGVPKAPGRYNPLGEPAKIRDRRNLVLRRMVELKMITPGQGQKLGSRLISVIKPGEAPYYLAHIRNKLLERFGPEIIEQGGLEVTTAMDLPLQRVAEKVLSEGVKRISPQLQGALICLDPNTGDVLAAVGGVDFKQSPYNRAFYAKRQPGSAVKPLIYAAALQQGFTAGSLWNDTPVGYNRGNGEIWKPLNYERKLYGDLSLRQALAYSNNIITVKLLETIGVPYFVQFAGLLGIPLRSPNDLSLALGTEEVTLNDLILAYTPLSNGGQRPETRTIVRIYDRRNNIWTENPPAVNQVLSPATAFVTTQMLKDVLVYGTAKSIHSFSQEYPTAGKTGTTDDYRDAWFIGYTPQLITGVWVGYDKPRPGGKGFTGGAVCAPIWARFMRSALADKPVTDFTRPEGVVSALIDPTTGFLAAPDCPIKQEEVYVAGTEPSEYCPKHGGKKDQPAPVPLPLPEGNGR, from the coding sequence ATGTTAATTCTTATAGCGTTACTGGGCCTTGGGTTTGGATCATCCTCCTGGGCCGAAGAAAAAATAGCCACCTTCCCCCCTTTGCCTGCCCACTATAACTCTATTAAAGTTTTTGACGGCCAGGGCCGGTTCGTGGGCCGACTGCTACCGGAAAAAAGGTACTGGGTACCTATCGACCGCATTCCTGTATTTCTCCAGAATGCTCTGGTGGCTATCGAAGACGCCCGCTTTTACGAACATAAGGGGATCGATATTCGGGGTATCGCCCGGGCCTTGGTTAAGGATGTGGTCAAAGGAAAAAAAGCCGAAGGGGGTTCCACCATCACCCAGCAGCTTGTTAAAAACAAATTTTTTTCTGCGGAGAAAACCATCCAGAGGAAAGTTAAGGAAGGCCTTCTGGCCATGGAGTATGAACGTAAATACACCAAGAAACAGATCCTGGAGATGTATTTTAACGAGGTCTATTTCGGGAACGGGGCCTTGGGCATTGCCCAGGCCGCCCATCTCTATTTTGATAAAAACCCGGAGGAATTGACCGAGGCGGAATGCTCCCTGTTGGCCGGGGTTCCTAAGGCCCCGGGGCGTTATAATCCTTTGGGAGAACCGGCCAAGATCCGCGACCGACGGAATCTGGTCCTTCGGCGGATGGTCGAACTCAAAATGATTACCCCCGGGCAGGGACAAAAACTGGGGAGCCGTCTTATTTCAGTAATTAAGCCCGGAGAGGCCCCTTATTACCTGGCCCATATCCGGAATAAGCTGCTCGAACGGTTTGGACCGGAAATAATCGAACAGGGCGGATTGGAAGTAACCACAGCCATGGATCTGCCGTTACAGAGGGTGGCTGAAAAGGTTTTAAGTGAGGGGGTAAAGAGAATTTCCCCCCAGTTACAAGGCGCTTTGATATGCCTCGATCCCAACACCGGGGATGTCCTGGCCGCCGTGGGGGGGGTGGATTTTAAACAGAGTCCCTATAACCGCGCCTTTTATGCCAAACGCCAGCCGGGTTCGGCCGTTAAACCTTTGATTTATGCCGCTGCCCTGCAGCAGGGTTTTACTGCCGGCAGCCTCTGGAATGATACGCCGGTTGGGTACAATCGAGGCAACGGGGAAATCTGGAAGCCCTTAAATTATGAAAGAAAACTCTATGGGGATCTCTCTCTTCGGCAGGCCCTGGCTTACTCCAACAATATCATTACGGTAAAATTACTGGAAACCATCGGTGTTCCTTATTTCGTTCAGTTTGCCGGACTTCTGGGGATTCCATTACGCTCCCCCAATGACCTCTCCCTGGCCCTGGGCACCGAAGAGGTTACCTTGAATGACCTGATATTGGCCTACACGCCCTTGTCTAACGGCGGCCAGCGTCCGGAAACCAGGACCATTGTCCGTATCTATGACCGAAGAAACAATATCTGGACCGAAAACCCGCCGGCAGTCAACCAGGTGCTTTCCCCGGCCACGGCCTTTGTGACCACCCAGATGCTCAAAGACGTCCTGGTTTATGGTACGGCCAAATCCATTCACAGCTTCAGTCAGGAATATCCGACTGCCGGCAAAACAGGTACCACCGATGATTATCGGGATGCCTGGTTTATCGGTTATACCCCCCAATTGATAACCGGGGTCTGGGTAGGTTATGACAAGCCCAGGCCCGGAGGGAAGGGTTTTACCGGAGGGGCGGTTTGCGCCCCTATCTGGGCCCGCTTTATGCGTTCAGCCCTGGCCGATAAACCGGTTACGGATTTTACCCGGCCGGAAGGCGTAGTCTCCGCCTTGATAGACCCGACAACGGGCTTTTTGGCTGCACCGGATTGCCCGATAAAACAAGAGGAAGTTTATGTTGCCGGCACCGAACCGAGCGAATATTGCCCCAAACATGGAGGGAAAAAGGATCAACCGGCGCCGGTGCCTCTTCCCTTGCCGGAGGGCAACGGAAGATAA
- a CDS encoding epoxyqueuosine reductase QueH, producing the protein MNLLLHICCAPCTIYPLQTLRGQQIEVAGYFYNPNIHPFREYEKRKNTLIEYTQASHLKVIYNDRYDLKLFLDRTSPWGADRCRACYTIRLEATAREARSLKFDAFSSTLLYSRFQKHDWIKEVGEETGKRFEVPFHYQDFRPGWGEGVQKSKEMGLYRQPYCGCIFSEQERFAPKTRQ; encoded by the coding sequence ATGAATCTTTTATTACACATCTGCTGTGCCCCCTGCACCATTTATCCCCTGCAAACCTTAAGAGGTCAGCAGATAGAGGTTGCCGGTTATTTCTATAATCCCAATATCCACCCCTTTCGCGAATACGAAAAACGAAAAAATACCCTCATAGAATATACCCAGGCCAGTCACCTGAAAGTGATTTATAACGACCGATACGATCTTAAGCTTTTTTTGGACCGGACCAGTCCCTGGGGGGCGGATCGCTGTCGGGCCTGTTATACCATACGGTTGGAGGCTACTGCTCGGGAGGCCAGGTCTCTTAAGTTCGATGCTTTCAGCAGCACCCTTTTATATAGCCGCTTTCAGAAACATGATTGGATCAAAGAGGTGGGAGAGGAAACCGGAAAACGTTTTGAGGTCCCATTTCACTATCAGGATTTCCGGCCGGGCTGGGGAGAAGGCGTTCAAAAATCCAAAGAGATGGGTCTCTATCGTCAGCCCTACTGCGGTTGTATTTTCAGCGAGCAAGAACGCTTTGCCCCAAAAACCCGCCAATAA
- the sucD gene encoding succinate--CoA ligase subunit alpha has translation MSILVGKDSRILVQGITGREGSFHTQQMLSYGTKVVAGVTPGKAGQSMEGVPIYNTVEDAVREQGANCSIIFVPPAFAADAIMEAAAVGIGVIVCITEGIPTLDMVRAKHYLKDKPSVLIGPNCPGIISPGTCKVGIMPGYIFQAGSIGVISRSGTLTYEVVDQISKQGLGQSTCIGIGGDPIIGLSFIDLLTYFAGDEQTQGVVLIGEIGGTAEEEAALFIQKNFSKPVVTFIAGQTAPPGRRMGHAGAIISGKAGTAQGKMAALQAAGIRVVMDLTQVGGAVREVMGG, from the coding sequence ATGAGTATATTAGTTGGAAAAGACAGTCGGATTCTGGTTCAAGGGATCACCGGCCGGGAAGGAAGCTTCCATACCCAGCAGATGCTAAGCTATGGGACGAAGGTTGTGGCCGGGGTTACTCCGGGAAAAGCAGGGCAATCCATGGAAGGGGTGCCGATCTATAATACCGTCGAAGATGCGGTCCGGGAACAGGGGGCCAATTGTTCCATCATCTTTGTCCCCCCGGCCTTTGCCGCCGATGCCATTATGGAAGCGGCTGCCGTCGGAATCGGGGTTATCGTCTGTATTACCGAAGGAATTCCTACCCTGGATATGGTCCGGGCCAAACACTATTTGAAGGACAAGCCATCGGTCCTGATCGGACCGAATTGCCCGGGTATTATCAGTCCGGGGACCTGCAAAGTGGGGATCATGCCGGGATATATTTTCCAGGCCGGTTCGATAGGGGTCATTTCGCGCAGCGGCACCTTGACCTATGAGGTAGTGGACCAGATCAGCAAGCAGGGCTTGGGCCAGTCCACCTGCATCGGCATCGGGGGAGATCCGATCATCGGTTTGTCTTTTATCGATCTTTTGACCTATTTTGCCGGGGATGAGCAAACCCAGGGCGTGGTCCTGATCGGGGAGATCGGGGGAACGGCCGAAGAAGAAGCGGCCCTTTTTATTCAAAAGAATTTTTCCAAACCGGTGGTCACCTTCATCGCCGGACAGACCGCACCGCCCGGACGGCGCATGGGCCATGCCGGGGCTATCATCTCCGGGAAAGCCGGAACGGCCCAGGGGAAAATGGCTGCTCTGCAAGCCGCCGGTATTCGGGTCGTCATGGACCTGACCCAGGTGGGGGGGGCGGTCCGGGAAGTCATGGGGGGTTAA
- the sucC gene encoding ADP-forming succinate--CoA ligase subunit beta encodes MKIHEYQAKKIFGRYGIPTPKGNVAFSVEDAAQVSREIGPPPYIIKAQIHAGGRGKGGGVKKAQGINEVERVAEEILGMTLITHQTGPEGRKVRKVLVEEGLEIEKEFYVGIVIDRARACPAIMVSPAGGMDIEEVAEKTPHLIKREWIDQTIGFQPFQARNLIYSLPLSPALIKAGLAVLNQLYKLFESYDCSLLEINPLVATRDGRLIALDAKMTFDDNAVFRHKELLDLLDPDEQDPLELEANRNNLNYIRLNGNIGVMVNGAGLAMATMDIIKLYGGEPANFLDVGGGANAEMIAKGLQIILSDERVQAILVNIFGGILRCDVLAEGLIEAARKVNIKVPLIIRLEGTNVAKGREMLDQSGLDFWVAQTMSEAAQKISQLTRK; translated from the coding sequence ATGAAAATCCATGAATATCAAGCCAAAAAGATCTTTGGCCGATATGGAATCCCGACCCCTAAAGGAAATGTGGCCTTTTCAGTGGAAGATGCGGCCCAGGTCTCCCGGGAAATCGGCCCGCCCCCATATATCATTAAGGCCCAGATCCATGCCGGCGGCCGGGGAAAGGGCGGGGGCGTCAAAAAGGCCCAGGGTATCAATGAAGTGGAAAGGGTGGCTGAAGAAATTTTAGGCATGACCCTGATAACCCATCAGACCGGCCCGGAAGGGCGGAAGGTTCGAAAGGTCTTGGTTGAAGAAGGGCTGGAAATAGAAAAAGAATTCTATGTCGGTATTGTCATCGACCGGGCCAGGGCCTGCCCGGCGATTATGGTCAGCCCGGCCGGCGGGATGGATATCGAAGAAGTGGCGGAAAAGACCCCGCATTTGATTAAAAGGGAATGGATTGACCAGACCATAGGTTTCCAACCTTTTCAGGCCCGAAACCTCATCTATAGCCTGCCCCTCTCACCGGCTTTGATCAAAGCCGGGTTGGCGGTATTAAATCAATTATACAAGCTCTTTGAAAGCTATGACTGTTCCCTGCTTGAAATTAATCCGCTGGTCGCCACCCGGGACGGGCGTCTCATCGCCCTGGATGCCAAGATGACCTTTGATGACAACGCCGTCTTTCGCCATAAGGAATTGCTGGACCTCCTCGATCCGGACGAGCAGGACCCTTTGGAACTGGAAGCCAACCGCAACAATCTCAATTATATCCGTCTGAACGGCAATATCGGGGTTATGGTCAACGGGGCCGGGCTGGCCATGGCCACCATGGATATCATCAAATTATACGGTGGAGAACCGGCTAATTTCCTGGATGTAGGCGGCGGGGCCAATGCCGAGATGATCGCCAAAGGGCTGCAGATTATATTATCCGACGAACGGGTCCAGGCCATTCTGGTCAATATCTTCGGCGGGATTTTACGCTGTGATGTCCTGGCTGAAGGTCTTATTGAAGCGGCCCGCAAGGTCAATATCAAGGTGCCTTTGATTATCCGCCTGGAAGGGACCAATGTGGCTAAAGGCCGTGAAATGTTGGATCAATCGGGACTGGATTTTTGGGTAGCCCAAACCATGTCCGAAGCAGCCCAGAAGATCAGCCAGTTAACACGAAAATAG